One window of Choristoneura fumiferana chromosome 13, NRCan_CFum_1, whole genome shotgun sequence genomic DNA carries:
- the tau gene encoding microtubule-associated protein tau isoform X5 — MDTNNVIRAPTDNRPLSAGVVAAESPGPGQLPPRPPLNRADSRSAFPPVGQRPAAPLQAQPRPQFQPGGPVSGQPQFAPRPGPPLARGPAPPGPPQQVRAQPPPQRPSGPQSFAPQQGARPLQSPIAGQPPVRGFPPNNLQFGPRPGPQIAGAVTPDSARPPPQVAQLLNNGVARNGPPQNPASGQLSRQSSQGSIKGLETSNSYQNKTANLDNQGVTINQNVSKPENGAEMLGPKSRSYSIAAAPGAPSPLKMEDDRRKSVSSIGGRVEDYASRSPGLGLIQEGKIDSKENVRSTIDSVKSGITNDVERDMINRPESRISGSKMTDSFIGTLPTPVQKKRMDDDDDVVLQNSTIPAKVFSENSANQIKTDTFDRSPSLTRSDDSPELKQKPAPGLVAVNKSQSVTPEPQRPKTPKTEMKQEIKSEQIKESKTPPPSKIVPKSPVLESKPPVGMQKPTDLNTSSAADSIKSTPRRVASAPKSKPKDGDNDSGVDESTQGNDLNGSPGSPNKKTPSKLPTKEKSSSSLKPSLSRSSSKSATVKTPENPLPNEKKKVPMNKIQVGNAPSPNLKTVKSKIGSLDNATYKPGGGKVKIENRKLDFNKAAPKIAAKNETYTPSGGSKKITTTKLEWNAKSKIGSLQNASYKPGGGDKKIETVKLDFKDKAKPKVASTVNITHKPGGGAVKSPEPHATQTPKSDENLNQQQC; from the exons ATGGACACTAACAACGTTATCCGG gCTCCGACGGACAATCGACCTCTGAGTGCCGGCGTCGTAGCTGCCGAATCGCCTGGCCCGGGACAGTTGCCACCTCGCCCTCCACTGAATAGAGCCGACTCACGATCAGCTTTTCCACCGGTGGGACAGAGACCTGCTGCACCTCTCCAGGCTCAGCCAAGGCCACAATTCCAACCTGGAGGTCCAGTCTCAGGTCAACCTCAGTTTGCGCCAAGACCAGGTCCCCCCTTGGCGCGCGGCCCGGCACCTCCAGGCCCGCCGCAGCAGGTCCGAGCTCAGCCTCCACCGCAACGTCCTTCAGGTCCTCAATCATTTGCACCTCAGCAAGGTGCGCGTCCATTACAGTCACCGATTGCTGGCCAGCCACCAGTAAGAGGTTTTCCACCTAATAACTTGCAATTTGGTCCGCGACCAGGACCTCAGATTGCCGGCGCAGTCACACCCGATAGTGCCAGACCACCACCACAGGTAGCACAGCTGCTGAATAACGGTGTTGCTCGAAACGGTCCACCACAAAATCCCGCAAGTGGACAACTTTCGCGTCAATCTTCTCAAGGCTCAATAAAAGGCCTGGAAACCTCCAACTCTTACCAAAATAAAACAGCAAACCTGGATAATCAAGGTGTAACTATTAACCAAAATGTCAGTAAGCCAGAAAATGGCGCTGAAATGTTGGGACCTAAATCCAGAAGTTACAGTATTGCAGCAGCTCCTGGAGCCCCAAGTCCGCTCAAAATGGAAGATGATCGTAGAAAATCGGTCAGTTCCATTGGTGGTAGGGTTGAAGACTATGCAAGTCGCAGCCCTGGACTTGGACTAATACAAGAAGGAAAAATTGATAGTAAGGAAAACGTACGGAGTACCATAGACAGTGTGAAATCAGGAATAACCAATGATGTAGAAAGAGACATGATCAATCGCCCGGAATCTCGAATATCTGGATCAAAAATGACAGATTCATTTATTGGAACATTGCCTACCCCAGTCCAAAAGAAGAGAATGGATGACGATGacgacgttgtgttacaaaacAGTACAATTCCAGCGAAGgtattttctgaaaattctgcaaatcaaattaaaacagATACTTTCGATCGGTCTCCATCATTGACTCGTAGTGACGATTCTCCAGAGCTTAAGCAAAAACCGGCACCAGGTCTAGTGGCAGTAAATAAATCTCAGAGTGTAACACCAGAACCACAACGACCCAAAACACCGAAGACAGAGATGAAACAAGAAATTAAATCTGAGCAAATTAAGGAATCTAAGACACCACCTCCATCCAAAATCGTTCCTAAATCTCCCGTCCTTGAATCAAAGCCTCCCGTGGGTATGCAAAAACCTACAGATTTAAACACGTCCTCGGCAGCGGACTCTATAAAATCAACACCAAGAAGAGTAGCTTCTGCTCCTAAGTCTAAACCTAAAG atGGCGACAACGACAGTGGTGTGGATGAATCTACTCAAGGGAAT GATCTCAATGGATCTCCAGGCTCACCAAATAAGAAAACTCCAAGCAAGTTACCCACTAAAGAAAAATCCAGCAGCAGCCTTAAACCAAGTCTTTCGCGCTCGTCCAGCAAAAGCGCCACTGTTAAAACTCCTGAAAATCCCTTGCCTAATGAAAAAAAGA AAGTTCCAATGAATAAAATTCAAGTGGGAAATGCTCCGTCGCCAAATCTTAAAACAGTTAAGTCGAAGATTGGATCGTTGGACAATGCGACGTACAAGCCTGGTGGAGGAAAGGTTAAAATTGAAAACAGAAAACTGGATTTTAACAAAGCTGCTCCTAAAATTGCCGCTAAAAATGAAACCTACACGCCAAGTGGTGGAAGCAAGAAG ATCACAACCACGAAGCTGGAGTGGAATGCTAAATCGAAGATTGGCTCCCTGCAGAACGCTTCATACAAGCCCGGCGGTGGAGACAAGAAAATCGAGACTGTCAAGCTGGACTTCAAGGATAAGGCAAAGCCGAAGGTTGCCTCTACGGTTAACATCACTCACAAACCAGGGGGCGGAGCTGTTAAG AGCCCCGAGCCGCATGCCACGCAGACTCCGAAGTCGGATGAGAATTTGAATCAGCAGCAGTGTTAA
- the tau gene encoding microtubule-associated protein tau isoform X3: MDTNNVIRAPTDNRPLSAGVVAAESPGPGQLPPRPPLNRADSRSAFPPVGQRPAAPLQAQPRPQFQPGGPVSGQPQFAPRPGPPLARGPAPPGPPQQVRAQPPPQRPSGPQSFAPQQGARPLQSPIAGQPPVRGFPPNNLQFGPRPGPQIAGAVTPDSARPPPQVAQLLNNGVARNGPPQNPASGQLSRQSSQGSIKGLETSNSYQNKTANLDNQGVTINQNVSKPENGAEMLGPKSRSYSIAAAPGAPSPLKMEDDRRKSVSSIGGRVEDYASRSPGLGLIQEGKIDSKENVRSTIDSVKSGITNDVERDMINRPESRISGSKMTDSFIGTLPTPVQKKRMDDDDDVVLQNSTIPAKVFSENSANQIKTDTFDRSPSLTRSDDSPELKQKPAPGLVAVNKSQSVTPEPQRPKTPKTEMKQEIKSEQIKESKTPPPSKIVPKSPVLESKPPVGMQKPTDLNTSSAADSIKSTPRRVASAPKSKPKDGDNDSGVDESTQGNDLNGSPGSPNKKTPSKLPTKEKSSSSLKPSLSRSSSKSATVKTPENPLPNEKKKVPMNKIQVGNAPSPNLKTVKSKIGSLDNATYKPGGGKVKIENRKLDFNKAAPKIAAKNETYTPSGGSKKITTTKLEWNAKSKIGSLQNASYKPGGGDKKIETVKLDFKDKAKPKVASTVNITHKPGGGAVKIDNQKLEFKAQSKVGSMDNVKHKPGGGDIKIFDDKEYAKQMSGQSPLPGSYSHSAQESPEPHATQTPKSDENLNQQQC, translated from the exons ATGGACACTAACAACGTTATCCGG gCTCCGACGGACAATCGACCTCTGAGTGCCGGCGTCGTAGCTGCCGAATCGCCTGGCCCGGGACAGTTGCCACCTCGCCCTCCACTGAATAGAGCCGACTCACGATCAGCTTTTCCACCGGTGGGACAGAGACCTGCTGCACCTCTCCAGGCTCAGCCAAGGCCACAATTCCAACCTGGAGGTCCAGTCTCAGGTCAACCTCAGTTTGCGCCAAGACCAGGTCCCCCCTTGGCGCGCGGCCCGGCACCTCCAGGCCCGCCGCAGCAGGTCCGAGCTCAGCCTCCACCGCAACGTCCTTCAGGTCCTCAATCATTTGCACCTCAGCAAGGTGCGCGTCCATTACAGTCACCGATTGCTGGCCAGCCACCAGTAAGAGGTTTTCCACCTAATAACTTGCAATTTGGTCCGCGACCAGGACCTCAGATTGCCGGCGCAGTCACACCCGATAGTGCCAGACCACCACCACAGGTAGCACAGCTGCTGAATAACGGTGTTGCTCGAAACGGTCCACCACAAAATCCCGCAAGTGGACAACTTTCGCGTCAATCTTCTCAAGGCTCAATAAAAGGCCTGGAAACCTCCAACTCTTACCAAAATAAAACAGCAAACCTGGATAATCAAGGTGTAACTATTAACCAAAATGTCAGTAAGCCAGAAAATGGCGCTGAAATGTTGGGACCTAAATCCAGAAGTTACAGTATTGCAGCAGCTCCTGGAGCCCCAAGTCCGCTCAAAATGGAAGATGATCGTAGAAAATCGGTCAGTTCCATTGGTGGTAGGGTTGAAGACTATGCAAGTCGCAGCCCTGGACTTGGACTAATACAAGAAGGAAAAATTGATAGTAAGGAAAACGTACGGAGTACCATAGACAGTGTGAAATCAGGAATAACCAATGATGTAGAAAGAGACATGATCAATCGCCCGGAATCTCGAATATCTGGATCAAAAATGACAGATTCATTTATTGGAACATTGCCTACCCCAGTCCAAAAGAAGAGAATGGATGACGATGacgacgttgtgttacaaaacAGTACAATTCCAGCGAAGgtattttctgaaaattctgcaaatcaaattaaaacagATACTTTCGATCGGTCTCCATCATTGACTCGTAGTGACGATTCTCCAGAGCTTAAGCAAAAACCGGCACCAGGTCTAGTGGCAGTAAATAAATCTCAGAGTGTAACACCAGAACCACAACGACCCAAAACACCGAAGACAGAGATGAAACAAGAAATTAAATCTGAGCAAATTAAGGAATCTAAGACACCACCTCCATCCAAAATCGTTCCTAAATCTCCCGTCCTTGAATCAAAGCCTCCCGTGGGTATGCAAAAACCTACAGATTTAAACACGTCCTCGGCAGCGGACTCTATAAAATCAACACCAAGAAGAGTAGCTTCTGCTCCTAAGTCTAAACCTAAAG atGGCGACAACGACAGTGGTGTGGATGAATCTACTCAAGGGAAT GATCTCAATGGATCTCCAGGCTCACCAAATAAGAAAACTCCAAGCAAGTTACCCACTAAAGAAAAATCCAGCAGCAGCCTTAAACCAAGTCTTTCGCGCTCGTCCAGCAAAAGCGCCACTGTTAAAACTCCTGAAAATCCCTTGCCTAATGAAAAAAAGA AAGTTCCAATGAATAAAATTCAAGTGGGAAATGCTCCGTCGCCAAATCTTAAAACAGTTAAGTCGAAGATTGGATCGTTGGACAATGCGACGTACAAGCCTGGTGGAGGAAAGGTTAAAATTGAAAACAGAAAACTGGATTTTAACAAAGCTGCTCCTAAAATTGCCGCTAAAAATGAAACCTACACGCCAAGTGGTGGAAGCAAGAAG ATCACAACCACGAAGCTGGAGTGGAATGCTAAATCGAAGATTGGCTCCCTGCAGAACGCTTCATACAAGCCCGGCGGTGGAGACAAGAAAATCGAGACTGTCAAGCTGGACTTCAAGGATAAGGCAAAGCCGAAGGTTGCCTCTACGGTTAACATCACTCACAAACCAGGGGGCGGAGCTGTTAAG ATTGACAATCAAAAATTGGAATTCAAAGCACAAAGTAAAGTGGGATCTATGGACAACGTAAAACATAAACCAGGAGGTGGCGACATCAAAATTTTCGATGATAAGGAATACGCGAAGCAGATGAGTGGGCAGTCGCCGCTGCCCGGCAGCTACAGCCATTCGGCACAGGAG AGCCCCGAGCCGCATGCCACGCAGACTCCGAAGTCGGATGAGAATTTGAATCAGCAGCAGTGTTAA
- the tau gene encoding microtubule-associated protein tau isoform X4: MDTNNVIRAPTDNRPLSAGVVAAESPGPGQLPPRPPLNRADSRSAFPPVGQRPAAPLQAQPRPQFQPGGPVSGQPQFAPRPGPPLARGPAPPGPPQQVRAQPPPQRPSGPQSFAPQQGARPLQSPIAGQPPVRGFPPNNLQFGPRPGPQIAGAVTPDSARPPPQVAQLLNNGVARNGPPQNPASGQLSRQSSQGSIKGLETSNSYQNKTANLDNQGVTINQNVSKPENGAEMLGPKSRSYSIAAAPGAPSPLKMEDDRRKSVSSIGGRVEDYASRSPGLGLIQEGKIDSKENVRSTIDSVKSGITNDVERDMINRPESRISGSKMTDSFIGTLPTPVQKKRMDDDDDVVLQNSTIPAKVFSENSANQIKTDTFDRSPSLTRSDDSPELKQKPAPGLVAVNKSQSVTPEPQRPKTPKTEMKQEIKSEQIKESKTPPPSKIVPKSPVLESKPPVGMQKPTDLNTSSAADSIKSTPRRVASAPKSKPKDGDNDSGVDESTQGNDLNGSPGSPNKKTPSKLPTKEKSSSSLKPSLSRSSSKSATVKTPENPLPNEKKKVPMNKIQVGNAPSPNLKTVKSKIGSLDNATYKPGGGKVKIENRKLDFNKAAPKIAAKNETYTPSGGSKKITTTKLEWNAKSKIGSLQNASYKPGGGDKKIETVKLDFKDKAKPKVASTVNITHKPGGGAVKIDNQKLEFKAQSKVGSMDNVKHKPGGGDIKIFDDKEYAKQMSGQSPLPGSYSHSAQEPEYVYTFY, translated from the exons ATGGACACTAACAACGTTATCCGG gCTCCGACGGACAATCGACCTCTGAGTGCCGGCGTCGTAGCTGCCGAATCGCCTGGCCCGGGACAGTTGCCACCTCGCCCTCCACTGAATAGAGCCGACTCACGATCAGCTTTTCCACCGGTGGGACAGAGACCTGCTGCACCTCTCCAGGCTCAGCCAAGGCCACAATTCCAACCTGGAGGTCCAGTCTCAGGTCAACCTCAGTTTGCGCCAAGACCAGGTCCCCCCTTGGCGCGCGGCCCGGCACCTCCAGGCCCGCCGCAGCAGGTCCGAGCTCAGCCTCCACCGCAACGTCCTTCAGGTCCTCAATCATTTGCACCTCAGCAAGGTGCGCGTCCATTACAGTCACCGATTGCTGGCCAGCCACCAGTAAGAGGTTTTCCACCTAATAACTTGCAATTTGGTCCGCGACCAGGACCTCAGATTGCCGGCGCAGTCACACCCGATAGTGCCAGACCACCACCACAGGTAGCACAGCTGCTGAATAACGGTGTTGCTCGAAACGGTCCACCACAAAATCCCGCAAGTGGACAACTTTCGCGTCAATCTTCTCAAGGCTCAATAAAAGGCCTGGAAACCTCCAACTCTTACCAAAATAAAACAGCAAACCTGGATAATCAAGGTGTAACTATTAACCAAAATGTCAGTAAGCCAGAAAATGGCGCTGAAATGTTGGGACCTAAATCCAGAAGTTACAGTATTGCAGCAGCTCCTGGAGCCCCAAGTCCGCTCAAAATGGAAGATGATCGTAGAAAATCGGTCAGTTCCATTGGTGGTAGGGTTGAAGACTATGCAAGTCGCAGCCCTGGACTTGGACTAATACAAGAAGGAAAAATTGATAGTAAGGAAAACGTACGGAGTACCATAGACAGTGTGAAATCAGGAATAACCAATGATGTAGAAAGAGACATGATCAATCGCCCGGAATCTCGAATATCTGGATCAAAAATGACAGATTCATTTATTGGAACATTGCCTACCCCAGTCCAAAAGAAGAGAATGGATGACGATGacgacgttgtgttacaaaacAGTACAATTCCAGCGAAGgtattttctgaaaattctgcaaatcaaattaaaacagATACTTTCGATCGGTCTCCATCATTGACTCGTAGTGACGATTCTCCAGAGCTTAAGCAAAAACCGGCACCAGGTCTAGTGGCAGTAAATAAATCTCAGAGTGTAACACCAGAACCACAACGACCCAAAACACCGAAGACAGAGATGAAACAAGAAATTAAATCTGAGCAAATTAAGGAATCTAAGACACCACCTCCATCCAAAATCGTTCCTAAATCTCCCGTCCTTGAATCAAAGCCTCCCGTGGGTATGCAAAAACCTACAGATTTAAACACGTCCTCGGCAGCGGACTCTATAAAATCAACACCAAGAAGAGTAGCTTCTGCTCCTAAGTCTAAACCTAAAG atGGCGACAACGACAGTGGTGTGGATGAATCTACTCAAGGGAAT GATCTCAATGGATCTCCAGGCTCACCAAATAAGAAAACTCCAAGCAAGTTACCCACTAAAGAAAAATCCAGCAGCAGCCTTAAACCAAGTCTTTCGCGCTCGTCCAGCAAAAGCGCCACTGTTAAAACTCCTGAAAATCCCTTGCCTAATGAAAAAAAGA AAGTTCCAATGAATAAAATTCAAGTGGGAAATGCTCCGTCGCCAAATCTTAAAACAGTTAAGTCGAAGATTGGATCGTTGGACAATGCGACGTACAAGCCTGGTGGAGGAAAGGTTAAAATTGAAAACAGAAAACTGGATTTTAACAAAGCTGCTCCTAAAATTGCCGCTAAAAATGAAACCTACACGCCAAGTGGTGGAAGCAAGAAG ATCACAACCACGAAGCTGGAGTGGAATGCTAAATCGAAGATTGGCTCCCTGCAGAACGCTTCATACAAGCCCGGCGGTGGAGACAAGAAAATCGAGACTGTCAAGCTGGACTTCAAGGATAAGGCAAAGCCGAAGGTTGCCTCTACGGTTAACATCACTCACAAACCAGGGGGCGGAGCTGTTAAG ATTGACAATCAAAAATTGGAATTCAAAGCACAAAGTAAAGTGGGATCTATGGACAACGTAAAACATAAACCAGGAGGTGGCGACATCAAAATTTTCGATGATAAGGAATACGCGAAGCAGATGAGTGGGCAGTCGCCGCTGCCCGGCAGCTACAGCCATTCGGCACAGGAG cCAGAATATGTTTACACATTTTATTAA
- the LOC141434041 gene encoding uncharacterized protein gives MFVNGVDVISKGLDNVQLNFTTMQPKSERPPVCPKAKLPVLHLTPSEKKADGSPHQSSDNPWLLKPQHEIPPTPPPQTEPVQIYPERMG, from the exons ATGTTTGTCAACGGCGTGGACGTTATTAGCAAGGGATTAGACAACGTCCAGTTAAACTTTACAA CAATGCAGCCTAAATCGGAAAGACCACCGGTGTGCCCGAAGGCGAAGCTACCTGTTCTCCATCTGACGCCGTCGGAGAAGAAAGCCGATGGCAGCCCTCACCAGAGCTCTGACAACCCTTGGCTGCTGAAACCACAACACGAGATCCCTCCAACGCCACCCCCACAGACAGAGCCCGTCCAAATCTACCCCGAGCGAATGGGGTAG